In Drosophila subpulchrella strain 33 F10 #4 breed RU33 chromosome 3R, RU_Dsub_v1.1 Primary Assembly, whole genome shotgun sequence, the following are encoded in one genomic region:
- the LOC119563149 gene encoding salivary glue protein Sgs-3: protein MRTASIISTIFVLAACLLRSSDAVTCTADPTVVGCINCTTNPTNAECVAEAAAAVTTSTTTVAPTTTRSTTTTTRATPTSSGGNRKTVRISDLNYSVNRRIRLNSTTSRSTNRNRRTNGRRTTNRNSNRRNNNARRGNSRNKRGNVRVYVG from the coding sequence ATGAGGACAGCCTCTATTATCTCCACCATCTTCGTCCTGGCAGCCTGCCTTCTGAGAAGCAGCGATGCGGTGACCTGCACCGCCGACCCCACTGTCGTAGGATGCATCAACTGCACCACCAATCCCACCAACGCAGAGTGCGTGGCCGAGGCAGCCGCTGCCGTCACCACCAGCACAACCACAGTGGCTCCAACAACGACTAGGAGCACCACCACGACCACCAGGGCTACACCCACCTCCTCGGGCGGAAACCGGAAGACCGTGCGCATAAGCGACCTAAACTACTCCGTCAACCGTCGCATCCGCCTCAACAGCACCACATCCCGATCCACCAATCGCAATCGCAGGACCAACGGAAGACGCACCACCAACAGGAACTCCAACCGCAGGAATAACAATGCCAGGCGGGGAAACTCCAGAAATAAACGGGGAAACGTTCGTGTATATGTtggttaa